One Euphorbia lathyris chromosome 1, ddEupLath1.1, whole genome shotgun sequence DNA segment encodes these proteins:
- the LOC136227474 gene encoding uncharacterized protein, protein MRRVAHKVREMGRKERAQERREKRLQEISLLRTIPYSDHQRWWSSETIAVVTGANRGIGFEIVRQLAGHGLTVVLTSRESGAGHEAVNVLIESGLSVVYHQLDITNSSSINQFTDWIQENYGAIDILVNNAGVNYNTGVDNSVEHSRKVIETNYYGTKSMIRAVIPFMRQSAAGARIVNVSSRLGRINGRRNRLEDATLREQFSNAETISEELVDRTMSTFLEQVEEGTWTSGGWPQTFTDYSVSKMAVNCCTRFMAKELLDRPDVEKIYINSYCPGWAKTAMTGWAGNVSTADAADTGVWLALLPDLSISGKFFAERREISF, encoded by the exons ATGCGTCGCGTGGCTCACAAAGTGAGAGAAATGGGAAGGAAAGAGCGTGCACaggaaagaagagaaaagagacTCCAAGAGATTTCTCTCCTTCGCACCATTCCCTATTCCGATCACCAGAG ATGGTGGTCCTCAGAAACTATTGCTGTTGTAACTGGTGCAAATAGAGGAATAGGGTTTGAGATTGTGAGACAACTTGCAGGCCATGGATTGACAGTTGTTCTGACATCACGAGAAAGTGGCGCTGGCCATGAAGCTGTTAATGTATTGATAGAATCAGGCCTAAGTGTGGTCTATCATCAACTTGATATTACAAATTCTTCCTCTATTAACCAATTTACTGATTGGATACAAGAAAACTATGGTGCTATAGACATTCTG GTAAATAATGCAGGTGTTAATTACAATACAGGGGTAGATAATTCTGTTGAACATTCCCGTAAAGTTATTGAGACCAACTACTATGGCACTAAAAGTATGATTAGAGCTGTCATACCATTCATGAGACAATCTGCTGCAGGTGCTCGTATTGTTAATGTGAGCTCAAGGCTGGGTAGGATAAATGGGAGACGAAAT AGACTTGAAGATGCAACTCTTAGAGAACAATTTAGTAACGCTGAAACAATATCTGAAGAGCTGGTCGATAGGACTATGTCAACCTTTCTAGAGCAAGTAGAAGAGGGCACTTGGACATCAGGTGGGTGGCCTCAGACATTCACAGACTATTCAGTGTCTAAAATGGCAGTTAATTGTTGCACTCGGTTTATGGCAAAGGAACTGTTAGATCGGCCTGACGTTGAGAAGATCTATATCAACAGCTATTGTCCAGGTTGGGCAAAGACTGCCATGACCGGTTGGGCTGGCAATGTATCAACTGCCGATGCAGCTGACACTGGAGTATGGCTTGCCCTGCTTCCAGACTTGTCAATTTCAGGAAAATTCTTTGCCGAGAGACGGGAAATAAGCTTTTGA